The following are from one region of the Pseudomonas lalucatii genome:
- a CDS encoding polyamine ABC transporter substrate-binding protein, with protein sequence MRLAASVLLLACALPLQAEERVLNIYNWADYVAPQALERFQRERGIRVKYDTFDSTEVLDSKLLTGRSGYDVVFPASSGLARAIKAKALQPLGALSNAGNLDPELLAKLASVDPGNRYGVPYTWGTVGLGINRQALERRLPGVALDSLDLLFKPEYAGKLKDCGIAVLDSPQEVIAIALNYLGKDPYSNAPADLEAARQLLAQLQPNLRYVGSGRHIDDLARGEICLALTYTGDAGMAAARAAEAQQPFEVLFRIPREGTLIWFDTMAIPVEAPHPEAARAFIDFMLQPEAIAELTNALYFANANAAATPLLDAAVRGDPDIYPPAAVRARLFAEQIQPLRQQRQRTRLWTAFRTQY encoded by the coding sequence ATGCGTCTTGCTGCGAGCGTGCTGCTCCTGGCCTGTGCCCTGCCGCTGCAGGCCGAGGAGCGGGTGCTGAATATCTACAACTGGGCCGACTATGTGGCGCCCCAGGCGCTCGAACGCTTCCAGCGCGAGCGTGGCATCCGGGTCAAGTACGACACCTTCGACAGCACCGAGGTGCTCGACAGCAAGCTGCTCACCGGGCGCAGCGGCTACGACGTGGTCTTCCCGGCTTCCAGCGGTCTGGCGCGGGCGATCAAGGCCAAGGCCCTGCAACCGCTCGGCGCCCTGAGCAATGCCGGCAACCTCGACCCGGAGCTGCTGGCCAAGCTGGCCAGCGTCGATCCGGGTAACCGCTACGGCGTGCCCTACACCTGGGGCACCGTGGGCCTGGGCATCAATCGTCAGGCCCTCGAACGGCGCCTGCCCGGCGTGGCGCTGGACAGCCTCGACCTGCTGTTCAAGCCGGAGTACGCCGGCAAGCTCAAGGACTGCGGCATCGCCGTGCTGGACTCGCCCCAGGAGGTGATCGCCATCGCCCTCAACTACCTGGGCAAGGACCCCTACAGCAATGCGCCCGCCGACCTCGAGGCGGCGCGGCAGTTGCTCGCCCAGCTGCAGCCGAACCTGCGCTACGTCGGCAGCGGCCGGCATATCGACGACCTGGCCAGGGGCGAGATCTGCCTGGCGCTGACCTATACCGGCGATGCCGGCATGGCCGCCGCCCGCGCCGCCGAGGCGCAGCAGCCGTTCGAGGTGCTGTTCCGCATTCCCCGGGAAGGCACCCTGATCTGGTTCGACACCATGGCCATTCCGGTGGAAGCGCCCCATCCCGAGGCCGCCCGCGCCTTCATCGACTTCATGCTGCAGCCCGAGGCCATCGCCGAGCTGACCAACGCTCTGTACTTCGCCAACGCCAATGCCGCCGCTACGCCCCTGCTGGACGCGGCGGTGCGCGGCGACCCGGACATCTACCCGCCGGCCGCGGTGCGCGCCCGGCTGTTCGCCGAGCAGATCCAGCCGCTCAGGCAGCAGCGCCAGCGCACCCGCCTGTGGACCGCCTTCCGCACCCAGTATTGA
- a CDS encoding LysR family transcriptional regulator produces the protein MLSQVRDLDLQLLRLFLTVVESGGFSAAQGELGIGQSTISTQMAKLETRLGFRLCERGKAGFRLTPKGEQVLLAARKLFAAVETFRGEAQGMADKLLGSLGIGLSEALDDEVLARVGAAIGAFRRRNQDVQIELLSAMPAELERRLLQDQLHLAIGYFSGVQNALDYRPLFEEPQALFCGRDHPLFEQAGFGAESLQEQDGVHHPYRFIGADEPWQAAASSARSEQVEGTLAFVLSGAHIGYLPRHIAAPWEARGRLRALLPEVLGFSVQFHLASHRGRQPSEAQRAFVDDLLGAFDPRV, from the coding sequence ATGCTCAGCCAAGTACGCGACCTCGACCTGCAACTGCTGCGCCTGTTCCTCACGGTGGTGGAAAGCGGCGGCTTCAGCGCCGCCCAGGGCGAGCTGGGCATCGGCCAGTCGACCATCAGCACGCAGATGGCCAAGCTGGAGACGCGCCTGGGCTTTCGCCTGTGCGAGCGGGGCAAGGCCGGCTTCCGCCTGACCCCCAAGGGCGAGCAGGTGCTGCTGGCCGCGCGCAAGCTGTTCGCCGCCGTCGAGACCTTCAGGGGCGAGGCCCAGGGCATGGCCGACAAGCTGCTCGGCTCGCTCGGCATCGGCCTGTCCGAGGCCCTCGACGACGAGGTGCTGGCGCGGGTCGGCGCGGCCATCGGCGCCTTCCGCCGGCGCAACCAGGACGTGCAGATCGAGCTGCTCAGCGCCATGCCCGCCGAGCTGGAGCGGCGCCTGCTGCAGGACCAGCTGCACCTGGCCATCGGCTACTTCTCCGGCGTCCAGAACGCACTGGACTACCGGCCGCTGTTCGAGGAGCCCCAGGCGCTGTTCTGCGGCCGCGACCACCCGCTGTTCGAGCAGGCCGGGTTCGGCGCCGAGTCGCTGCAGGAGCAGGACGGCGTGCATCACCCCTACCGTTTCATCGGCGCCGACGAGCCCTGGCAGGCCGCCGCCAGCAGCGCGCGCAGCGAACAGGTCGAGGGCACCCTGGCCTTCGTCCTGTCCGGCGCCCATATCGGCTACCTGCCCCGGCACATCGCCGCCCCCTGGGAGGCCCGCGGGCGACTGCGCGCCCTGCTGCCCGAGGTCCTCGGCTTCAGCGTGCAGTTCCACCTGGCCAGCCACCGCGGCCGGCAGCCGAGCGAGGCGCAGCGGGCCTTCGTCGACGACCTGCTAGGTGCCTTCGACCCTAGGGTCTGA
- a CDS encoding DUF3313 domain-containing protein: protein MQMKALVVAGLAAALLAGCASDTTQPAQYSGFLGDYSKLQPAQSASGVRVMRWVAADFEPQRYAAVLVEKPQFYPRPQPSQQVSQQTLDEIASYLQLALQRELAGRLRIVTQAGPDTLVLRSAISAIHLSPEGLKVYEVVPIALVAAAASTAAGTRDLDSEIFVELEARDGRDSRVVAQVVRKGHGLPLENDHTQLRLEDIRPALDAWAQDARNFRP from the coding sequence ATGCAGATGAAAGCCCTCGTCGTCGCCGGCCTGGCCGCCGCCCTGCTCGCCGGGTGCGCCAGCGACACGACCCAGCCCGCCCAGTACTCGGGATTTCTCGGCGACTACTCGAAACTCCAGCCGGCGCAGTCCGCCAGCGGCGTCAGGGTCATGCGCTGGGTGGCGGCGGATTTCGAGCCGCAGCGTTATGCCGCGGTCCTGGTGGAAAAACCGCAGTTCTACCCCAGGCCACAACCCAGCCAGCAGGTCAGCCAGCAGACGCTGGATGAGATCGCCAGCTATCTGCAGCTGGCGCTGCAGCGGGAGCTGGCCGGACGCCTGCGCATCGTCACCCAGGCGGGCCCGGATACCCTGGTGCTGCGCTCGGCGATCAGCGCCATCCACCTCTCCCCCGAGGGACTCAAGGTGTACGAGGTGGTGCCCATCGCCCTGGTCGCCGCCGCCGCCAGCACGGCCGCCGGCACGCGTGACCTGGACAGCGAGATATTCGTCGAGCTGGAGGCGCGGGATGGGCGCGACAGCCGCGTGGTCGCCCAGGTGGTGCGCAAGGGCCATGGCCTGCCGTTGGAGAACGACCATACCCAGTTGCGCCTGGAGGACATCCGTCCCGCTCTGGACGCCTGGGCCCAGGATGCGCGCAACTTCAGACCCTAG
- a CDS encoding DUF3302 domain-containing protein, with amino-acid sequence MLDYFALGLLVFVGLVLFYGIIVIHDIPYEIAARRQHPHQDAIHVAGWVSLFTLHLIWPFLWIWATLYRQDRGWGFAQQPPEPERLGQLEAQLAELRQRVSALEQPAASAAASPDEPEA; translated from the coding sequence ATGCTGGACTACTTCGCCCTCGGCCTGCTGGTCTTCGTCGGCCTGGTACTGTTCTACGGCATCATCGTCATCCACGACATCCCCTATGAGATTGCCGCCAGACGCCAGCACCCCCACCAGGATGCGATCCACGTCGCCGGCTGGGTCAGCCTGTTCACCCTGCACCTGATCTGGCCCTTCCTGTGGATCTGGGCCACCCTGTATCGCCAGGACCGGGGCTGGGGCTTCGCTCAGCAGCCGCCAGAGCCCGAGCGACTTGGCCAGCTCGAAGCACAACTGGCCGAGCTGCGCCAGCGGGTCAGCGCACTGGAGCAGCCGGCTGCCAGCGCCGCCGCCAGCCCCGACGAGCCGGAGGCCTGA
- a CDS encoding HlyD family secretion protein translates to MDLLLILTYAALCTAIFKVFRIPLNKWSVPTAFLGGVVLIGTLIFLMNYNHPYSESSRLYFVSTPVIPVVSGQVLEVPVQPNQPLEKGDVLFRIDPLPFDNRVKSLKAQLSAARADLLRASTLAKRGMGNRRDVDVLGARVSDLQAQLGIAQYELEHSVVRAPSRGFVTHVSLRPGMYAARLPLRPSMVFVPAEGYYYTAWMRQNSLLRLRAGDEAEVAFDGIPGKVFSARVKQVLTVIAEGQVQPSGNLTGFNGAQPPGRVPVSIEITDPQFAAYSAYVPGGAYAQTAIYSQHFRHVAVMRKILLRMSAWMNYIFPFH, encoded by the coding sequence ATGGACCTGCTGCTGATCCTGACCTATGCGGCACTGTGCACCGCGATCTTCAAGGTCTTTCGCATCCCGCTGAACAAGTGGAGCGTACCCACCGCGTTCCTCGGCGGCGTGGTGCTGATCGGGACGCTGATCTTCCTGATGAACTACAACCATCCCTACTCGGAATCCAGCCGTCTGTATTTCGTCTCGACACCGGTGATACCGGTGGTCAGCGGCCAGGTGCTGGAGGTGCCGGTGCAGCCCAACCAGCCGCTGGAAAAGGGTGACGTCCTGTTCCGCATCGACCCCTTGCCCTTCGACAACCGGGTGAAGTCGCTCAAGGCGCAGCTCAGCGCGGCCAGGGCCGACCTGCTCCGCGCCAGCACCCTGGCCAAGCGCGGCATGGGCAACCGCCGCGACGTCGACGTGCTCGGCGCCAGGGTCAGCGACCTGCAGGCGCAGCTCGGCATTGCCCAGTACGAGCTCGAGCACAGCGTGGTGCGGGCGCCGAGCCGCGGCTTCGTCACCCACGTCTCGCTGCGGCCCGGCATGTATGCCGCCAGGCTGCCGCTGCGCCCGTCGATGGTCTTCGTCCCCGCCGAGGGCTACTACTACACGGCCTGGATGCGCCAGAACAGCCTGCTGCGCCTGCGTGCCGGCGACGAGGCGGAGGTGGCCTTCGATGGCATCCCCGGCAAGGTCTTCAGCGCCAGGGTGAAACAGGTGCTCACGGTGATCGCCGAGGGGCAGGTCCAACCCTCGGGCAACCTGACCGGTTTCAACGGCGCTCAGCCGCCGGGGCGGGTGCCGGTCAGCATCGAGATCACCGATCCGCAGTTCGCCGCCTACAGCGCCTATGTACCGGGTGGCGCCTATGCGCAAACCGCGATCTACAGCCAGCACTTCCGCCATGTGGCGGTGATGCGCAAGATCCTCCTGCGCATGTCGGCCTGGATGAACTACATCTTCCCCTTCCACTGA
- a CDS encoding NADPH-dependent FMN reductase, which translates to MSKVHHVAVLVGSLRKASINRKLALALAELAPASLKLEIVEIGDLPLYNEDIDQERPPQAYSEFRNKLKAADALLFVTPEYNRSVPAPLKNAIDVGSRPYGQSAFSGKPGAVLSASPGAIGGFGANQHLRQSMVFLDVPMMQQPEAYLGGAGSFFEEAGMLGDGIKPFLQKFIDAYAQWVEQHAKG; encoded by the coding sequence ATGAGCAAGGTCCATCACGTCGCCGTACTGGTCGGCAGCCTGCGCAAGGCCTCGATCAACCGCAAGCTGGCCCTGGCCCTGGCCGAACTGGCGCCGGCCTCGCTGAAGCTGGAGATCGTCGAGATCGGCGACCTGCCGCTGTACAACGAGGACATCGATCAGGAGCGGCCGCCGCAGGCCTACAGCGAGTTTCGCAACAAGCTCAAGGCGGCCGACGCGCTGCTGTTCGTCACCCCGGAGTACAACCGTTCGGTGCCCGCGCCGCTGAAGAACGCCATCGACGTCGGCTCGCGCCCCTACGGCCAGAGCGCCTTCAGCGGCAAGCCGGGGGCGGTGCTGAGCGCCTCGCCGGGGGCCATCGGCGGCTTCGGCGCCAACCAGCACCTGCGCCAGTCCATGGTCTTTCTCGACGTGCCGATGATGCAGCAGCCCGAGGCCTACCTCGGCGGCGCCGGCAGCTTCTTCGAGGAGGCCGGCATGCTCGGCGACGGCATCAAGCCGTTCCTGCAGAAGTTCATCGATGCCTATGCGCAGTGGGTGGAGCAGCACGCCAAGGGATGA
- a CDS encoding ion channel: MAAMQHEESFWLDATLDKREHGDLCAALERRARSGRPMPGFQLKGAELNGVNLVNHGGHHGFILHKADLYRANLQNAHLFALDLRGSSLMKADLRHANLHCADLRDCNLLGVRLDGARLDNVIWDRQLLQERKGRELAQRGNLAAALQLFQEAEETYRNLRLHLERAGLFEQAGLFFHREMVVRRLQLPRYSGRRLLSWLVDLFSGYGEKPLNVVLFSLGLIGLCGLLYFLVGVEQGDQRLGLDLGHGLLANLMDLLGCLYFSVVTFTTLGYGDISPHGLARPLAAFEAFVGSFTMALFVVVFVKKMTR, translated from the coding sequence ATGGCCGCCATGCAGCACGAGGAAAGCTTCTGGCTGGACGCCACCCTGGACAAGCGTGAACACGGCGACCTCTGCGCCGCCCTGGAGCGGCGTGCCCGCAGCGGCCGGCCGATGCCGGGCTTCCAGCTCAAGGGCGCCGAGCTGAACGGCGTCAACCTGGTCAACCACGGCGGCCACCACGGCTTCATCCTGCACAAGGCCGATCTGTACCGCGCCAACCTGCAGAATGCCCACCTGTTCGCCCTCGACCTGCGCGGCAGCTCGCTGATGAAGGCCGACCTGCGCCATGCCAACCTGCACTGTGCCGACCTGCGCGACTGCAACCTGCTGGGCGTGCGCCTGGACGGCGCACGGCTGGACAACGTCATCTGGGACCGCCAGCTGCTGCAGGAACGCAAGGGCCGCGAACTGGCCCAGCGCGGCAACCTGGCCGCCGCCCTGCAGTTGTTTCAGGAAGCCGAGGAAACCTACCGCAACCTGCGCCTGCACCTGGAGCGGGCCGGGCTGTTTGAGCAGGCCGGGCTGTTCTTCCACCGCGAGATGGTGGTGCGGCGCCTGCAACTGCCGCGCTATTCGGGCCGGCGCCTGCTGTCCTGGCTGGTCGACCTGTTCAGCGGCTACGGCGAGAAGCCGCTCAACGTCGTGCTGTTTTCCCTGGGGCTGATCGGCCTCTGCGGCCTGCTGTACTTCCTGGTCGGGGTCGAGCAGGGCGACCAGCGCCTGGGCCTGGACCTCGGCCATGGCCTGCTGGCCAACCTCATGGACCTGCTCGGCTGCCTGTACTTCAGCGTGGTCACCTTCACCACCCTGGGCTACGGCGACATCAGCCCCCATGGCCTGGCACGCCCGCTGGCCGCCTTCGAGGCCTTCGTCGGCAGCTTCACCATGGCCCTGTTCGTGGTGGTGTTCGTCAAGAAGATGACCCGCTGA
- a CDS encoding AraC family transcriptional regulator — MDPVGKALWLIETELDRPLDLRRVAEVCGLSRFVLARAFARATGWPVMRYVRARRLSRAAHRLAAGATDILALALEVGYGSHEAFTRAFREQFGLTPEALRASGNLGAIALREAMRMPATTTFELSGPRFVDEGPLLIAGLGERFSVDQSQGIAALWQRFVPHIGRVPGQLGGETFGLCCNPDEDGGFEYIAGVRVSGLDRLPPGFSSLQLPARRYAVFLHRGHISAIHETFAAIFQRWLPASGLAVADAPEFERYSADFDPLAGTGRVEVWVPLAG; from the coding sequence ATGGACCCCGTTGGCAAAGCCCTCTGGCTGATCGAAACCGAACTGGATCGCCCCCTCGACCTGCGGCGCGTCGCCGAGGTCTGCGGCCTGTCGCGCTTCGTCCTGGCGCGGGCCTTCGCCCGGGCCACCGGCTGGCCGGTGATGCGCTATGTGCGGGCACGGCGCCTGAGTCGGGCGGCGCATCGGCTGGCGGCGGGGGCGACGGATATCCTCGCGCTGGCCCTGGAGGTCGGCTATGGCTCGCACGAGGCATTCACCCGCGCGTTCCGCGAACAATTCGGGCTGACCCCCGAGGCGTTGCGGGCGAGCGGCAATCTCGGTGCAATCGCTTTGCGGGAGGCCATGCGTATGCCAGCGACAACGACTTTCGAACTATCCGGACCGCGCTTCGTGGATGAGGGCCCCTTGCTGATCGCCGGGCTCGGCGAGCGCTTCAGTGTCGACCAGAGCCAGGGCATCGCCGCGCTGTGGCAGCGTTTCGTGCCGCATATCGGCCGGGTGCCGGGGCAGCTGGGCGGGGAAACCTTCGGCCTGTGCTGCAACCCGGACGAGGACGGCGGCTTCGAGTACATCGCCGGGGTCCGGGTGAGCGGCCTCGACCGGTTGCCGCCGGGCTTCAGTAGCCTGCAGTTGCCGGCGCGGCGCTATGCGGTGTTTCTCCATCGCGGGCATATCTCCGCGATCCACGAGACCTTCGCCGCGATCTTCCAGCGCTGGTTGCCGGCCAGCGGCCTGGCGGTGGCGGATGCGCCGGAGTTCGAACGCTACAGCGCCGACTTCGATCCGCTGGCCGGCACCGGTCGGGTGGAAGTCTGGGTGCCGCTCGCGGGCTGA
- a CDS encoding TetR/AcrR family transcriptional regulator, translated as MTKITTRDKLIHAMADALQRKGLHGVGLNELLEIAGAPKGSLYHHFPGGKAELAVAAIEHIGRRIDDLVARLFAQQPDPLQALHSWLQGALQQLQNSRFERGCPLATVALESGPEDVEIRAALARCFATLRQGLARHLHRHGHAPEQADNLAALFVALYEGGLLQARVAGSNEPLRRAADALFNLTRQQPPGGDAA; from the coding sequence ATGACCAAGATCACCACCCGCGACAAACTGATCCACGCCATGGCCGACGCCCTGCAACGCAAGGGCCTGCACGGCGTCGGCCTGAACGAACTGCTGGAGATCGCCGGTGCGCCCAAGGGCAGCCTGTATCACCACTTCCCGGGCGGCAAGGCCGAGCTGGCGGTGGCGGCCATCGAGCATATCGGCCGGCGCATCGACGACCTCGTCGCCCGCCTGTTCGCCCAGCAGCCCGATCCCCTGCAGGCGCTGCACAGCTGGCTGCAGGGCGCCCTGCAGCAACTGCAGAACAGCCGGTTCGAGCGCGGCTGCCCGCTGGCCACCGTGGCCCTGGAAAGCGGCCCCGAAGACGTCGAGATTCGCGCCGCCCTGGCGCGCTGCTTCGCCACCCTGCGCCAGGGCCTGGCCCGGCACCTGCACCGGCACGGCCACGCGCCCGAGCAGGCCGACAACCTGGCCGCGCTGTTCGTCGCCCTGTACGAAGGCGGCCTGCTCCAGGCGCGCGTGGCCGGCAGCAACGAGCCGCTCAGGCGCGCCGCCGACGCCCTGTTCAACCTGACCCGCCAACAACCTCCGGGAGGAGACGCCGCATGA
- a CDS encoding alpha/beta fold hydrolase — translation MTAEQQSIHSETLRLPALDGYPLGATRYQAPRPVAQLLVAGATGVPQGFYRRFAEHAARRGFNTLTLDYRGVGQSKPDSLRGFEMDYLDWAELDLAAAVDLHLDEQRPLYLVGHSFGGHAFGLLPNHEQVAGLYTFGTGAGWHGWMPGLEQLRVLAMWRLIGPLMTRYKGYLAWSKLGMGEDLPMGVYRKWKRWCGYPRYFFDDPQLPGLAARFAAVRAPIVAANALDDLWAPSRSRDAFMAAYSTAPYQARDIQVRDGRLGAIGHMGYFRPAAQVLWDEALDWFAQLQARQQAA, via the coding sequence ATGACCGCCGAGCAACAGAGCATCCACAGCGAGACCCTACGCCTGCCGGCCCTGGACGGCTATCCCCTAGGGGCCACCCGCTACCAGGCGCCCCGGCCGGTGGCGCAGCTGCTGGTCGCCGGCGCCACCGGCGTGCCCCAGGGCTTCTACCGGCGCTTCGCCGAGCACGCCGCCCGACGCGGCTTCAATACCCTGACCCTGGACTACCGCGGCGTCGGCCAGTCCAAGCCGGACAGCCTGCGCGGCTTCGAGATGGACTACCTGGACTGGGCCGAGCTCGACCTGGCCGCCGCCGTCGACCTGCACCTCGATGAGCAGCGCCCGCTGTACCTGGTCGGCCACTCCTTCGGCGGCCATGCCTTCGGCCTGCTGCCCAACCATGAGCAGGTGGCCGGCCTCTACACCTTCGGCACCGGCGCCGGCTGGCACGGCTGGATGCCCGGGCTGGAGCAGCTGCGGGTACTGGCCATGTGGCGGCTGATCGGCCCGCTGATGACCCGCTACAAGGGCTATCTGGCCTGGAGCAAGCTGGGCATGGGCGAGGACCTGCCCATGGGCGTATACCGCAAGTGGAAGCGCTGGTGCGGCTACCCGCGCTATTTCTTCGACGACCCGCAGCTGCCCGGCCTGGCCGCGCGCTTCGCCGCGGTGCGCGCCCCCATAGTGGCCGCCAACGCCCTGGACGACCTGTGGGCCCCGTCGCGCTCGCGCGATGCCTTCATGGCGGCCTACAGCACGGCGCCCTACCAGGCGCGGGACATCCAGGTGCGTGACGGCAGGCTCGGGGCCATCGGCCATATGGGCTACTTCCGCCCCGCCGCCCAGGTCCTGTGGGACGAGGCCCTGGACTGGTTCGCCCAGCTCCAGGCGCGGCAGCAGGCGGCCTGA
- a CDS encoding aspartate aminotransferase family protein: MTVLQTPTRTTRDYQELDAAHHIHAFVDQKALNAEGPRVMVRGEGLHIWDSDGKRYLDGMSGLWCTNLGYGRQDLAAAASRQLEQLPYYNMFFHTTHPAVVELSEQLFGLLPSHYSHAVYTNSGSEANEVLIRTVRRYWQILGQPQKKVMIGRWNGYHGSTLASTALGGMGFMHEMGGMLPDFAHIDEPYWYAAGGELSPAEFGRRCALQLEEKILELGAENVAAFVAEPFQGAGGMIFPPESYWPEIQRICRQYDVLLCADEVIGGFGRTGEWFAHQHFDFEPDTLSIAKGLTSGYIPMGGLVLSRRIAEVLVEQGGVYAHGLTYSGHPVAAAVAIANIKALRDEGVVERVKADTGPYLQQCLRQVFGEHPLVGEIQGTGLVAALQFCADQASRRRFANETDITWRCRTIGFEEGLIIRATGGRMIMAPALVASRAEIDELVAKTQLAVDRTAMEIGVL; this comes from the coding sequence ATGACAGTCTTGCAAACCCCCACCCGCACCACCCGCGATTACCAGGAACTGGACGCGGCCCACCACATCCATGCCTTCGTCGATCAGAAGGCGCTGAATGCCGAAGGCCCGCGGGTGATGGTCCGCGGCGAGGGCCTGCACATCTGGGACAGCGACGGCAAGCGCTACCTGGACGGCATGTCCGGGCTGTGGTGCACCAACCTCGGTTACGGCCGCCAGGACCTGGCTGCCGCCGCCAGCCGCCAGCTGGAGCAGCTGCCGTACTACAACATGTTCTTCCACACCACCCACCCGGCGGTGGTGGAACTGTCCGAGCAGCTGTTCGGCCTGCTGCCCAGTCACTACAGTCACGCCGTGTACACCAACTCCGGCTCCGAGGCCAACGAGGTGCTGATCCGCACCGTGCGGCGCTACTGGCAGATCCTCGGCCAGCCGCAGAAGAAGGTGATGATCGGCCGCTGGAACGGCTACCACGGCTCCACCCTGGCCAGCACCGCCCTCGGCGGCATGGGTTTCATGCACGAGATGGGCGGCATGCTGCCGGACTTCGCCCATATCGACGAGCCCTACTGGTACGCCGCCGGCGGCGAGCTGAGCCCGGCCGAGTTCGGTCGCCGCTGCGCGCTGCAGCTGGAGGAGAAGATCCTCGAGTTGGGCGCCGAGAACGTCGCGGCCTTCGTCGCCGAGCCGTTCCAGGGCGCCGGCGGCATGATCTTCCCGCCCGAGAGCTACTGGCCGGAGATCCAGCGCATCTGCCGCCAGTACGACGTGCTGCTGTGCGCCGACGAGGTGATCGGCGGCTTCGGCCGCACCGGCGAGTGGTTCGCCCACCAGCACTTCGACTTCGAGCCGGACACCCTGTCGATCGCCAAGGGCCTGACCTCGGGCTACATCCCCATGGGCGGCCTGGTGCTGTCCAGGCGCATCGCCGAGGTGCTGGTGGAGCAGGGCGGGGTCTATGCCCACGGCCTGACCTACTCCGGCCACCCGGTGGCGGCGGCGGTGGCCATCGCCAACATCAAGGCGCTGCGCGACGAGGGTGTGGTCGAACGGGTCAAGGCCGACACCGGCCCCTACCTGCAGCAGTGCCTGCGCCAGGTGTTCGGCGAACACCCGCTGGTCGGCGAGATCCAGGGCACGGGCCTGGTCGCCGCCCTGCAGTTCTGCGCGGACCAGGCCAGCCGCCGGCGCTTCGCCAACGAGACGGACATCACCTGGCGTTGCCGCACTATCGGCTTCGAGGAAGGGCTGATCATCCGCGCCACCGGCGGCCGCATGATCATGGCCCCGGCCCTGGTGGCGAGCCGGGCGGAGATCGACGAGCTGGTGGCCAAGACCCAGCTGGCGGTGGACCGCACCGCGATGGAAATCGGCGTGCTCTAG
- a CDS encoding APC family permease, giving the protein MYDPDISLAPPLADGAPLAARRKPSLGLGALLAVAIGLVVSQGVMVLMLQGAGIAGLGFLIPLALAFLLALTYICSFSELALMIPRAGSLSSYTEVALGHFPAILATFSGYVVVAMFALSAELLLLDLIVGEVYPGLFPSMSVAFGVLVLFTLLNLLGIDIFARLQSVLALVMVVVLLALGLTAMTESGSQPALTQALTHDWNPLGAGVLTLVALAIWGFVGAEFVCPLVEEAREPERSIPWSMMLGAGVIFITIALYSIGALFYVPQDELAGAALPHYLFATALLGEGGKVFLVIAATAATCSTLNTSLAAIPRMLYGMAVNGQAFPQFKRLSQRHNTPWVAVLFVALITGAPVLLMGDRPDAINLLLLAAAIAWLLAYIICHLDVIALRRRYPDLARPFKTPFYPLPQVLGIAGMLVSIYYVSPAPEMTASIFTSAGLVLGLVALVAVLWIKLVMRKPLFTPEPLDQVLARK; this is encoded by the coding sequence ATGTACGATCCCGATATCAGTCTCGCCCCACCGCTCGCCGACGGCGCTCCGCTCGCCGCCCGGCGCAAACCCAGCCTGGGCCTGGGGGCCCTGCTCGCCGTGGCCATCGGCCTGGTGGTGTCCCAGGGCGTCATGGTGCTGATGCTGCAGGGCGCGGGCATCGCCGGCCTGGGCTTCCTCATCCCGCTGGCGCTGGCCTTCCTGCTGGCCCTGACCTACATCTGTTCCTTCTCCGAGCTGGCGCTGATGATCCCCCGCGCCGGCAGCCTGAGCAGCTACACCGAGGTGGCCCTGGGGCACTTCCCGGCGATCCTCGCCACCTTCTCCGGCTACGTGGTGGTGGCGATGTTCGCCCTGTCCGCCGAGCTGCTGCTGCTCGACCTGATCGTCGGCGAGGTCTACCCGGGGCTGTTTCCCTCGATGAGCGTCGCCTTCGGCGTGCTGGTGCTGTTCACCCTGCTCAACCTGCTGGGCATCGACATCTTCGCCCGCCTGCAGTCGGTGCTGGCCCTGGTGATGGTCGTGGTGCTGCTGGCCCTGGGCCTGACCGCGATGACCGAGAGCGGCAGCCAGCCGGCGCTGACCCAGGCCCTGACCCACGACTGGAACCCGCTCGGCGCCGGGGTGCTGACCCTGGTGGCGCTGGCCATCTGGGGCTTCGTCGGCGCCGAGTTCGTCTGCCCGCTGGTGGAGGAGGCGCGCGAGCCGGAGCGCAGCATTCCCTGGTCGATGATGCTCGGCGCCGGGGTGATCTTCATCACCATCGCCCTGTATTCCATCGGCGCGCTGTTCTATGTGCCGCAGGACGAGCTGGCCGGCGCGGCGCTGCCGCATTACCTGTTCGCCACCGCCCTGCTCGGCGAGGGCGGCAAGGTCTTTCTGGTGATCGCCGCGACCGCCGCCACCTGCAGCACCCTCAACACCTCGCTGGCGGCCATTCCCCGGATGCTCTACGGCATGGCGGTCAACGGCCAGGCCTTTCCGCAGTTCAAGCGGCTCAGCCAGCGCCACAACACGCCCTGGGTGGCGGTGCTGTTCGTCGCCCTGATCACCGGCGCGCCGGTGCTGCTGATGGGCGACCGGCCGGATGCGATCAACCTGCTGCTGCTCGCCGCGGCCATCGCCTGGCTGCTCGCCTACATCATCTGCCACCTCGACGTGATTGCCCTGCGCCGGCGCTATCCCGACCTGGCGCGGCCGTTCAAGACGCCCTTCTACCCGCTGCCGCAAGTGCTCGGCATCGCCGGCATGCTGGTGTCGATCTACTACGTGTCGCCGGCGCCGGAGATGACCGCGTCGATCTTCACCTCTGCCGGCCTGGTGCTGGGCCTGGTGGCGCTGGTCGCGGTGCTGTGGATCAAGCTGGTGATGCGCAAGCCGCTGTTCACCCCGGAGCCGCTGGACCAGGTGCTGGCGCGCAAATGA